GATGATCCTGAATCTCCATGTGTAGATCATGGTGAGGTGCTACATGTTCGCGATGTAGCTTGGGCTTCCGAGCAAATGTGGGCACCGGATGCTGCGTATCGTCAAGGAACGTATTATTTATTTTTCCCGGCTCGGGACAAGGAAGGCATTTTCCGCATCGGGGTGGCTACATCAGCTTTACCAGCAGGTCCTTTTAAAGCGGAAGAAAACTATATCAAAGATAGCTTCAGTATCGATCCAGCCGTATTCGTTGACGAGGATGAAAGAGCCTATATGTATTTCGGCGGCCTATGGGGCGGACAATTAGAAAAGTGGCAAGACGGAGTATTTCAGCAAGAAGCGGTAGAAAAGAGCCCAGAGGAGCCGGCTTATGGTCCTTGGGTGGGTGAGCTGAACGAAGACATGCTGTCATTCAAATCGGCTCCTCAGGAAATCTTTATTACTGATAAAGAAGGGAACCCACTTCTAGCAGGCGATGAAGACAGAAGATATTTCGAAGGCCCATGGATGCACAAGTATCAAGGGAAATATTATCTCTCATACTCGACGGGTACGACCCATAAGATCGTCTACGCGGTGAGTGATAAACCTTGCGGACCTTTCGTCTATCAGGGAACGATTCTGAATCCAGTCCTTGGCTGGACGACTCATCATTCGATTGTGGAATTTAATGAGAAATGGTATTTGTTCTATCATGACGCATCTCTGTCTGGCGGTGTGGACCATAAACGCAGTATGAAATTTACGGAGCTCCAATATGAAGAAGATGGCAGAATCCGGACGGTAGTGCTCTAAGCGAACGACTCGACTACTTTTTATGAGTTCCTTATGAAATCCTACTTAAGGATGTCTTGAAGCTAATGCTTTTGAGACATCCTTATTTGTCTTTTCATCTATCATCATA
This window of the Paenibacillus sp. FSL R10-2734 genome carries:
- a CDS encoding glycoside hydrolase family 43 protein — its product is MATKNEPLVTHIYTADPSAHVFEGKLYIYPSHDIDHDGPTNDNGDQYAMEDYHVFSMDDPESPCVDHGEVLHVRDVAWASEQMWAPDAAYRQGTYYLFFPARDKEGIFRIGVATSALPAGPFKAEENYIKDSFSIDPAVFVDEDERAYMYFGGLWGGQLEKWQDGVFQQEAVEKSPEEPAYGPWVGELNEDMLSFKSAPQEIFITDKEGNPLLAGDEDRRYFEGPWMHKYQGKYYLSYSTGTTHKIVYAVSDKPCGPFVYQGTILNPVLGWTTHHSIVEFNEKWYLFYHDASLSGGVDHKRSMKFTELQYEEDGRIRTVVL